The following are encoded together in the Pan troglodytes isolate AG18354 chromosome 6, NHGRI_mPanTro3-v2.0_pri, whole genome shotgun sequence genome:
- the MRPL32 gene encoding large ribosomal subunit protein bL32m — protein sequence MAPAMLVLVVSPWPAARGVLRNYWERLLRKLPQSRPGFPSPPWGPALAVQGPAMFTEPANDTSGSKENSSLLDGIFWMAAPKNRRTIEVNRCRRRNPQKLIKVKNNIDVCPECGHLKQKHVLCAYCYEKVCKETAEIRRQIGKQEGGPFKAPTIETVVLYTGETPSEQDQGKRIIERDRKRPSWFTQN from the exons ATGGCGCCGGCCATGCTGGTCTTGGTGGTTTCGCCGTGGCCTGCGGCCCGGGGAGTGCTTCGAAACTACTGGGAGCGACTGCTGCGGAAGCTTCCGCAGAGCCGGCCGGGCTTTCCCAGTCCTCCGTGGG GACCAGCATTAGCAGTACAGGGCCCAGCCATGTTTACAGAGCCAGCAAATGATACCAGTGGAAGTAAAGAGAATTCCAGCCTTTTGGACGGTATCTTTTGGATGGCAGCTCCCAAAAATAGACGCACCATTGAAGTTAACCGGTGTAGGAGAAGAAATCCGCAGAAGCTTATTAAAGTTAAG aaCAACATAGACGTTTGTCCTGAATGTGGTCACCTGAAACAGAAACATGTCCTTTGTGCCTACTGCTATGAAAAGGTGTGCAAGGAGACTGCAGAAATCAGAAGACAGATAGGGAAGCAAGAAGGGGGCCCTTTTAAGGCTCCCACCATAGAGACTGTGGTGCTGTACACGGGAGAGACACCGTCTGAACAAGATCAGGGCAAGAGGATCATTGAACGAGACAGAAAGCGACCATCCTGGTTCACCCAGAATTGA